A window from Solanum stenotomum isolate F172 chromosome 7, ASM1918654v1, whole genome shotgun sequence encodes these proteins:
- the LOC125871723 gene encoding RPM1-interacting protein 4 isoform X2, whose amino-acid sequence MARPNVPKFGNWENDDNTPYTVYFEKARQTRGTGKIMNPNDPEENPDMFRNLAPPLEVAPQSKPKRQTEEPPIGRGGQTREHRLSKEDGEFRQYVNSPGRNENMGRKGANEPSHQRGSGSNSGRTGRQSIGSEHSFDKSPLHPHYQAKVNNAGRGVASPAWEGKNNNSYDSSHGTPGRSKLKQENSDRGAAVPRFGEWDENDPQSADNYTHIFNKVREEKQGNPSGTPNRISNNTQKHNSEEKQMKWCCCPW is encoded by the exons ATGGCT CGTCCAAATGTCCCAAAGTTCGGGAATTGGGAAAATGACGATAACACGCCCTATACTGTGTATTTTGAAAAAGCAAGGCAAACTCGTGGTACTGGAAAGATTATGAATCCCAATGATCCCGAAGAGAATCCAGATATGTTTCGTAATCTTGCTCCACCACTTGAAGTTGCTCCTCAATCCAAGCCTAAAAGACAAACAGAGGAACCACCAATTGGGCGTGGTGGGCAAACGCGGGAACATAGACTAAGTAAAGAAGATGGTGAATTCCGGCAGTATGTTAATTCTCCAGGACGTAATGAGAATATGGGAAGGAAAGGTGCCAATGAGCCATCTCATCAACGTGGTAGTGGATCAAATTCTGGTCGAACTGGCAGACAAAGTATAGGATCTGAACATAGCTTTGATAAATCACCGCTGCATCCACATTACCAGGCAAAGGTTAATAATGCTGGAAGAGGTGTTGCATCTCCTGCTTGGGAAGGAAAGAATAATAATTCTTATGATAGTAGTCACGGTACTCCTGGAAGGTCCAAACTTAAGCAAGAGAAT TCTGATAGAGGAGCTGCAGTTCCAAGATTCGGAGAGTGGGACGAGAATGATCCTCAATCTGCTGATAACTACACACACATTTTCAACAAAGTGCGAGAGGAAAAGCAAGGAAATCCATCAGGGACACCTAATAGAATATCTAACAACACACAAAAGCATAACTCAGAGGAAAAGCAAATG AAGTGGTGTTGTTGTCCCTGGTAA
- the LOC125871723 gene encoding RPM1-interacting protein 4 isoform X1, with protein sequence MARPNVPKFGNWENDDNTPYTVYFEKARQTRGTGKIMNPNDPEENPDMFRNLAPPLEVAPQSKPKRQTEEPPIGRGGQTREHRLSKEDGEFRQYVNSPGRNENMGRKGANEPSHQRGSGSNSGRTGRQSIGSEHSFDKSPLHPHYQAKVNNAGRGVASPAWEGKNNNSYDSSHGTPGRSKLKQENQSDRGAAVPRFGEWDENDPQSADNYTHIFNKVREEKQGNPSGTPNRISNNTQKHNSEEKQMKWCCCPW encoded by the exons ATGGCT CGTCCAAATGTCCCAAAGTTCGGGAATTGGGAAAATGACGATAACACGCCCTATACTGTGTATTTTGAAAAAGCAAGGCAAACTCGTGGTACTGGAAAGATTATGAATCCCAATGATCCCGAAGAGAATCCAGATATGTTTCGTAATCTTGCTCCACCACTTGAAGTTGCTCCTCAATCCAAGCCTAAAAGACAAACAGAGGAACCACCAATTGGGCGTGGTGGGCAAACGCGGGAACATAGACTAAGTAAAGAAGATGGTGAATTCCGGCAGTATGTTAATTCTCCAGGACGTAATGAGAATATGGGAAGGAAAGGTGCCAATGAGCCATCTCATCAACGTGGTAGTGGATCAAATTCTGGTCGAACTGGCAGACAAAGTATAGGATCTGAACATAGCTTTGATAAATCACCGCTGCATCCACATTACCAGGCAAAGGTTAATAATGCTGGAAGAGGTGTTGCATCTCCTGCTTGGGAAGGAAAGAATAATAATTCTTATGATAGTAGTCACGGTACTCCTGGAAGGTCCAAACTTAAGCAAGAGAAT CAGTCTGATAGAGGAGCTGCAGTTCCAAGATTCGGAGAGTGGGACGAGAATGATCCTCAATCTGCTGATAACTACACACACATTTTCAACAAAGTGCGAGAGGAAAAGCAAGGAAATCCATCAGGGACACCTAATAGAATATCTAACAACACACAAAAGCATAACTCAGAGGAAAAGCAAATG AAGTGGTGTTGTTGTCCCTGGTAA